CCTGTTCAAAGGTCTCGCTTTCCAGAAAGTGCTGAAAATAGCGGATTTTTAGATGTAAGCGTTCGAGGGCAAGGCTCTGCACAGCCTCTTTGTTTAAAACGGCGGGCGGGCGGCACAAAACCCGCGCGCTTTGCAAAGCAGAAGGGAAGTCTTCCGGCGCCAGACGAATGGTGGGAATGGCCCGGCCGCTTAAGGGAGCTGCCACCGTAGCCCGGCTGGATGGCGCGGGCTGTAAAACCACGTGCAGGCAGACGTTCTTAAAAAACGGATCCAGATGGTGGTGGTGAGCGTACCAGTCCTGCAGCCGCAGGTGCATCTCCACATCGCCGCTGATGCGGACATCGTCCAGCTCAAACAAAGCGGAAACAAAATCAGGACCGCGCTGTAAATTAAGCCGGCCGGCATCCAGCACGCGTAACCGATGGGGCCCCGCCGTAACCGCCTGCCCCGTTCGCGCCAGATTTTGCCACAGAGCGTACAGTTGCGCTTCTTGCATTTTTGAAATTTTCTTAATAACTTTACGAACGTAATTTAATATGACAATCGTGGTATTGCAAATATAATCGGATATAACGAATGGAAATGATTCGTCAGGATGAAGTGGCGCGGCGCATTGAAATGATCCGTCGCCAGCAGGGTTTGACCCAGCTACAGCTGGCGCGCGCCTTGCATGTCAGTCAGGCGGCGATCAGCAAGTATTTAAAAGAGCGCATTCCGCCGGCCGAGGTTCTGTACCGTCTGGCCCGCCTGGGGCAGACCACCGTGGAGTGGATTCTGACGGGGGAAAAGACTTACTGGTTTGGCCGACAGGAGGGGCAGGTGCAGGAAACGGGCGCAACGTACGATGCCGATCTGGCGCTGGCCAAAAAAATTTCGGCCCTGCCGGCAGAGGCGCGGCAGGCGGTTATTGTCTTGATTGATTTGCTGAAAAAGGATTAACGCAGTACGCGTTTGATGACCACCACGTGTCGCCGGTAATACGGATCATCCAGGCGGTCGATCACCACACCGCGGCGTGTGGAGGCGTGGATAAATTCCCCCGCGCCCAGGTAAACGCCCACGTGTTCGATGCGCTCGTCGCCGGCGAAACGAAAAAAGATTAAATCGCCGGCTTTTAAATACGGAGCGTGAACGGAGTAGCCCAGGCGGCGCTGGTCATTGGCCGCGCGCGGAAGCCGGTAAGAAAAAACCTCTTCGTACAGGCGGCAGGCCAG
This sequence is a window from Caldithrix abyssi DSM 13497. Protein-coding genes within it:
- a CDS encoding helix-turn-helix domain-containing protein; this encodes MEMIRQDEVARRIEMIRRQQGLTQLQLARALHVSQAAISKYLKERIPPAEVLYRLARLGQTTVEWILTGEKTYWFGRQEGQVQETGATYDADLALAKKISALPAEARQAVIVLIDLLKKD
- a CDS encoding C40 family peptidase; this encodes MFRSFFPPFLLSLFLLTACAVQYRSDISLPAAPSASNAGLRKAAEKWLGTPYQYGGNDARGIDCSGLACRLYEEVFSYRLPRAANDQRRLGYSVHAPYLKAGDLIFFRFAGDERIEHVGVYLGAGEFIHASTRRGVVIDRLDDPYYRRHVVVIKRVLR